A window of the Pogona vitticeps strain Pit_001003342236 chromosome 4, PviZW2.1, whole genome shotgun sequence genome harbors these coding sequences:
- the RPS20 gene encoding small ribosomal subunit protein uS10, translating into MAFKDTGKAPVEQEVAIHRIRITLTSRNVKSLEKVCADLIRGAKEKNLKVKGPVRMPTKTLRITTRKTPCGEGSKTWDRFQMRIHKRLIDLHSPSEIVKQITSISIEPGVEVEVTIADA; encoded by the exons atg GCATTTAAAGATACTGGGAAAGCACCTGTAGAACAGGAAGTTGCCATTCATCGAATCCGAATTACCTTGACAAGCCGTAATGTGAAGTCTCTAGAAAAGG tCTGTGCAGATCTGATCAGAGGTGCtaaggaaaaaaatctgaaagtgaAAGGACCTGTCCGCATGCCTACCAAG aCTTTGCGCATCACTACAAGGAAAACACCCTGTGGAGAAGGTTCCAAAACATGGGATCGTTTCCAGATGCGTATTCACAAGCGTCTCATCGATTTACATAGTCCTTCGGAGATTGTCAAGCAAATTACTTCTATCAGCATTGAACCTGGTGTAGAAGTTGAAGTTACTATCGCTGATGCTTAA
- the MOS gene encoding proto-oncogene serine/threonine-protein kinase mos, translating into MPSPLPVSRLRLEFSPSVNARPCSSPLVFSTKGEKLFSEKGPSPRACRLPSRLAWCSIDWNQLSLLHPLGSGGFGSVYKAVYCGTTVAVKQVKKCSKNRLASRQSFWAELNVAHLHHNNVVHVIAASTCAPSSQDTLGTIIMEYVGNSTLHHVIYGTGCTTAERKDDGLGCGNAFLNLAQAVCYSCDIVAGLVFLHSQLIVHLDLKPANIFITEQNVCKIGDFGCSQKLEDTVLSGPQLCQQGGTYTHRAPELLKGEKITPKADIYSFAITLWQMVTQKEPYLGDHQYVLYSVVAYNLRPSLSDDVFKDSTIGQQLETTIESCWRADVAERPNAELLLHDLHSLSLKA; encoded by the coding sequence ATGCCATCACCTCTTCCTGTTAGTCGTCTCCGTCTGGAATTTTCTCCATCTGTTAATGCACGACCCTGCAGTAGCCCCCTGGTATTTTCAACCAAAGgtgaaaagttattttctgaGAAAGGCCCTTCTCCTAGGGCTTGCCGGCTACCTTCTCGCCTTGCTTGGTGTTCGATAGACTGGAATCAGTTGTCTCTGCTACACCCTCTGGGGTCTGGTGGCTTTGGTTCTGTGTACAAGGCTGTTTACTGTGGAACTACCGTGGCAGTAAAGCAGGTAAAGAAATGCAGTAAGAATCGCTTGGCATCTCGACAGAGTTTCTGGGCAGAACTAAATGTGGCACATCTTCACCATAACAACGTGGTGCATGTAATAGCTGCCAGCACATGTGCCCCTTCCAGCCAGGATACTTTGGGCACCATAATAATGGAATATGTAGGTAACAGCACCCTGCACCATGTTATCTATGGAACTGGCTGCACAACAGCAGAAAGAAAGGATGATGGACTTGGATGTGGCAATGCATTTTTGAATCTAGCTCAGGCTGTATGCTACTCCTGTGACATTGTAGCAGGTTTAGTCTTTCTCCATTCACAGTTGATTGTGCACTTGGATTTAAAGCCTGCTAACATATTCATCACAGAACAAAATGTTTGTAAGATCGGAGACTTTGGATGCTCCCAAAAGCTAGAAGACACTGTGTTATCAGGCCCTCAGCTTTGTCAGCAAGGGGGAACATACACTCACCGTGCTCCCGAACTTCTTAAAGGTGAGAAAATTACACCTAAGGCAGACATCTACTCATTTGCCATCACGCTTTGGCAAATGGTTACACAAAAAGAGCCTTATTTGGGTGACCATCAGTATGTACTCTATTCTGTGGTAGCTTACAACTTGCGTCCTTCTCTGTCTGATGATGTGTTTAAAGACTCAACCATTGGACAACAGCTTGAGACCACAATTGAAAGTTGCTGGAGAGCTGATGTAGCAGAGCGTCCTAATGCGGAACTTCTCCTCCATGATCTTCATTCTCTATCTCTAAAAGCATAA